The Hyphococcus flavus genome contains a region encoding:
- the fumC gene encoding class II fumarate hydratase, which yields MTKTRTESDSFGNLTVPADKYYGAQSARSLINFPIGDETMSAPLVRALGIVKLSAARTNMALKSIPKKTGKAVEKAAREVAEGKLNDHFPLSVWQTGSGTQSNMNTNEVVANRAIEILGGVIGSKDPVHPNDHVNMSQSSNDTFPTAMHIAAAEEIVHTLIPALEHLHGKLATKQKAFAKIIKIGRTHLQDATPVTLGQEFSGYAAMVKNGIKRVKAVLPALYALAQGGTAVGTGVNSKKEFAKMFASEVAEYTKLPFVTAPNKFEALATHDAMVEAHGALNEVAVSLFKIANDIRLLGSGPRSGLGEISLPENEPGSSIMPGKVNPTQCEALTMVCAQVMGNNATVSFAGSQGHFELNVFKPVIAYNTLQSIRLLSDSARSFTDKCVVGIEANEARIKSLMEQSLMLVTALAPEIGYDNATKIAKTAHKNGTTLKEEAVNLGFISAADYDRIVRPEKMIGPK from the coding sequence ATGACGAAAACCCGCACCGAATCCGACAGTTTTGGCAACCTCACCGTACCGGCAGACAAATATTACGGCGCCCAGTCGGCGCGGTCGCTGATCAACTTTCCCATCGGCGATGAAACCATGTCGGCGCCGCTGGTTCGCGCCCTCGGCATCGTCAAGCTCAGCGCTGCGCGGACCAACATGGCGCTGAAATCAATACCAAAGAAAACCGGCAAGGCGGTTGAAAAGGCTGCACGAGAAGTCGCCGAAGGCAAGCTGAACGACCACTTCCCGCTTTCGGTCTGGCAGACGGGTTCGGGCACGCAGTCAAACATGAACACCAACGAAGTCGTCGCCAACCGCGCCATCGAAATTCTTGGCGGCGTCATCGGTTCGAAAGACCCTGTGCATCCAAACGACCATGTGAACATGAGCCAGTCGTCGAACGATACGTTCCCGACAGCGATGCACATCGCAGCAGCGGAAGAAATCGTTCACACGCTCATTCCCGCGCTGGAACATCTGCACGGCAAGCTCGCAACGAAACAAAAAGCCTTCGCGAAGATCATCAAGATCGGGCGCACCCATTTGCAGGATGCAACACCGGTAACGCTTGGTCAGGAATTTTCCGGCTACGCCGCTATGGTCAAGAACGGGATCAAACGCGTCAAAGCTGTGCTGCCCGCGCTTTACGCACTGGCGCAGGGCGGTACCGCTGTCGGCACCGGCGTCAATTCCAAAAAGGAATTCGCCAAGATGTTCGCGAGCGAAGTCGCCGAATACACGAAACTCCCCTTCGTCACGGCGCCGAACAAGTTCGAGGCGCTCGCCACCCATGACGCCATGGTTGAAGCGCATGGGGCGCTCAATGAAGTTGCGGTGAGCCTTTTCAAGATCGCTAATGACATCCGCCTGCTCGGCTCCGGTCCGCGTTCAGGGCTCGGCGAAATCTCGTTGCCGGAAAACGAGCCCGGTTCCTCAATCATGCCGGGCAAGGTGAACCCGACCCAGTGCGAAGCTTTGACCATGGTCTGCGCACAAGTGATGGGCAACAATGCAACGGTAAGTTTCGCCGGCAGTCAGGGGCACTTTGAACTCAATGTCTTCAAACCGGTAATCGCCTACAACACGCTGCAGTCGATCAGATTGCTTTCAGACTCAGCACGGAGCTTTACCGACAAATGCGTCGTCGGGATCGAAGCCAACGAAGCGCGCATCAAGTCGCTGATGGAACAATCACTGATGCTGGTGACGGCGCTGGCGCCTGAAATCGGTTACGACAACGCCACCAAGATCGCCAAAACGGCGCACAAAAACGGGACAACCCTGAAAGAAGAAGCCGTTAACCTTGGCTTCATCAGCGCCGCCGATTACGACCGTATTGTCCGCCCGGAAAAGATGATTGGCCCTAAATAA
- a CDS encoding DNA recombination protein RmuC, translating into MPEILITGVVVFIAAIAAGFIALRFFKPSDKSAADLETLRSENAKLQLDLAAAAADLRHAKSEVERMTEEARSQTQQIKAITEERDALDRRVVKDVAELEALEARLKDLRDAKDQMALEFKEVAGKLMQSQSETFKTQNHEQIGQLLSPLKTKIEEFEKGVVASHKESLTQHSALKEQIRLLSEQSAKMSKETENLTRALKGKVQMQGAWGEMILETILQRSGLREGEEYTSQESHTGEDGKRVRTDYIINLPNGERIIIDAKVSLQDFEGFVNAEEETERKARLTGHAASVKNHIKTLAGKEYHSRAGGKLDFVIMFVPIEAALGAALQHDGELGFFAADNKVAIATPTTLTIALKTVAAIWRVERQNQNAAEIASRAGKLYDKFVGFLGDMSEIGDRLRQAEAAYDGALKKLSTGRGNIVGQVEKLKSMGGEANKTIPQEYLDADETPFLSQETTATSDEEAVHTLKRTAAE; encoded by the coding sequence ATGCCGGAAATTCTCATCACCGGAGTTGTCGTTTTTATCGCCGCCATTGCGGCCGGCTTCATCGCGCTGCGGTTTTTCAAACCGTCAGACAAGAGCGCAGCCGATTTGGAGACGTTGCGAAGTGAGAACGCGAAGCTGCAATTGGATCTTGCCGCCGCCGCCGCGGACCTTCGCCATGCGAAATCAGAAGTTGAACGTATGACGGAGGAGGCGCGAAGCCAGACACAACAGATTAAAGCGATCACCGAAGAACGCGACGCTCTCGACCGGCGTGTTGTGAAGGATGTTGCGGAACTTGAAGCGCTTGAAGCGCGGTTGAAAGACCTGCGCGATGCAAAAGATCAGATGGCGCTGGAGTTTAAGGAAGTCGCCGGCAAGCTCATGCAGTCGCAGAGCGAAACGTTCAAAACGCAGAACCACGAACAAATCGGCCAGCTCCTTTCTCCCTTGAAAACCAAGATTGAGGAGTTTGAGAAAGGCGTTGTCGCGTCTCACAAAGAAAGCCTGACTCAGCATTCTGCGCTGAAAGAACAAATTCGTTTGTTAAGCGAACAGTCTGCGAAGATGTCGAAAGAAACGGAAAACCTGACCCGCGCCCTGAAAGGCAAAGTGCAGATGCAGGGCGCCTGGGGAGAGATGATCCTCGAAACAATCCTCCAGCGTTCGGGACTGCGCGAAGGTGAGGAGTATACAAGTCAGGAAAGCCATACGGGCGAAGACGGCAAGCGCGTCCGCACCGATTACATTATCAATCTGCCAAACGGCGAACGCATTATCATCGACGCAAAAGTTTCTCTTCAGGATTTCGAAGGTTTCGTCAATGCGGAGGAGGAGACTGAACGAAAGGCGCGGCTGACTGGGCACGCGGCGTCTGTAAAAAATCACATTAAAACGCTGGCCGGTAAGGAATATCACTCACGCGCTGGCGGCAAGCTCGACTTCGTCATTATGTTTGTTCCGATCGAGGCGGCGCTTGGCGCCGCGCTACAGCATGACGGCGAGCTCGGGTTTTTCGCTGCTGACAACAAGGTCGCCATCGCCACGCCGACAACACTCACCATCGCACTTAAAACTGTCGCCGCCATCTGGCGTGTAGAGCGGCAAAATCAAAACGCTGCCGAAATCGCTTCTCGCGCCGGTAAGCTCTACGACAAATTTGTCGGCTTCCTTGGTGATATGAGCGAAATTGGCGATCGCTTGCGTCAAGCTGAAGCGGCTTATGATGGCGCGCTCAAGAAACTTTCAACCGGGCGCGGCAATATTGTCGGGCAGGTTGAAAAACTGAAATCCATGGGCGGCGAGGCGAACAAGACGATACCACAAGAATATCTTGACGCGGATGAAACGCCCTTTCTGTCGCAAGAAACGACTGCGACCTCAGACGA